Proteins encoded by one window of Nilaparvata lugens isolate BPH unplaced genomic scaffold, ASM1435652v1 scaffold5630, whole genome shotgun sequence:
- the LOC120356049 gene encoding serine-rich adhesin for platelets-like, which produces MVKILANTQLVWIQVEVENQSNPSVAVTTPKVAATPSSSGLATSNSVEVPTQPNSSSGNSTVTEVQNKETSRAKSDNSQGKPATSAGNSSIPKPVTAKTVTVTTAGNSSNPIPATTKQVTVTTTGNTPNQIPVAGTVHVVNPYPSIMPVTVTNFGAPTVNQSIMIVLPDGRVVTVPQQQPQYVINQSVPHMINQSVPQIINHQSPTTIVIGNSAPVIEPIVFKAADRMAVNRAFEADGATVNQAGKKGQQKRVLLSKCANKVPIPLVGTQFVVRRTVEMQVKASRVVEKRQRSRKVKKTVVSAESAKVKDVTKVAEFVEVPKTTQVENAKVDRVEEGLKPSDGKNTTNVCRNKSVIDKVGMGEQETNKDKSVVKSNGSIEQDNGKKTEISRNESVLDKDGMNRKMNNDQTQSLEKSVVNNTSSVGALGNNNNSTTQRLENKSSAPKVLGGNTSSTEVLENNTSTTKVLESLRGPEALSANPDNMITARTETPGDSIELTDQDLDMTTLTDTGTGVEGSTSDKTSSVRIEEGESSKAIKEMDDSSRNLKLASGFKNVQGTSEDGGCNSVVVSSSTKLIDKNRSVEVLIGDKKKQEVVDSVKKVQEDKACSGMKVVVSDSRKQKVVEDFEKGNENQNQSLVAEQGTHPDVNKHGNVLNVGNDDDDDDCNDHFGLDTMSDDNDDTENDGPIPSLLVDMPQIKRPADGSVMPPAKKLKTLDQQNLSDAPDKDSMHGHVFHQDNNSIMASVEGPVNNNIEDVQMITGSTDIPHQETPDPSCSQVEIQRQSNTNIGQKLELSTNRNCSSNYGVEKTVMYPNENKDCPVVNQQQGIASSVSNPVEMKLVGKRCEETVESTVLGIGNTLKNPVNHQPHLENVAKETLSDKCYTGNLVGQNVSDNQTQLQITDTSASLLLLPEAASDKLPDSHRTGNVSENNTVLDVQNSRMEQNLSRINQKGSQLLGFPDNSSHRDAIKDITSTSQLSSYPYISSVNPTNDNLALQKVSNFNISSTINTNMSYLSMPTNSARETVQSKNTEDDFGRNPSYSENGMNPSHVVNKVSGRLEENSTVAKETAVKMQTSNQNVKKNGDSFVGTTLNQIGKRSFIELSNRPEKIAIQTQTSIENKIDNNDFHFPQNSGQKTMLTYTELHGKPSMEHSPIMGINSKNQDHSSFGVSNVSSNSVSTIGSTSYMGGDKFLETPNLFWNNSGAEVGGSPAVNSSLPPFANQNFLKSSENQIVASSSICTSFSTPMVTSLSTNQNQMAASNLNLPESSGPVCTPSGVLPNYSLPSVTNSAAYQNVINTSNQSGNVYRNFLNYHTLSSTSGAVVSLSTATTSSGILPSFANKSSVLPSGSGSKMSIITEQRPIVSYKVNDSRQKTVNPVISNLQPQNQWNPKIPQHAETAKPNKPSGGNSSGLNHFQLGYASVVKQCDNCCVNKVSEVHDCQQKFPKSSQNQHVAANTSKTMQTGEAIAKCTSGDVKNVGGKIKKDMSTNTSSSEEAPPKVLYGNRKVLPQDKSTVQLEAGREVLMINPNKNTRKVVKKTVSQQTDDISKGPMIGSSANVGKTDVRKMAASFKMKSTSSCQTVDLETTINPVTKYPQSYGRGAMQNRRKATNFQVGYNVAQNTMKVGNSGGVSNMVQKSNKQVGNIGVTNTKKSTGTSVTVDGSLLQNNQTNIDMMASTSIQNASDMFQHSKPTDNPTTSTQNTLVPFQHSKPPENQANPLMTQDSLVPFQHSKPSEKQAALFPSKNHPPKNDKKLDFKSVLQKEKNNTFLDDIRLVLPNSDFSNDIFSTLQVPPGSQHHGSLSPTAAFLDAFPLVSNSKNSEMLIDGDNSDAVHHATDSLLLGDTNILDTSGRQNCLQTLNNYNSANIAGVEQHLAMNTDEMTKNPCNKNMNSIHTDQNKANNAMPNQQQTSSAYSISALNSAKPSNSLGEKCADHTNKIQDYQSHYTNVNYDYMSANSFQNYNYNSGYKKVAPKFVDSNYGGDINNSFVSNPRDVNNKMAATTYGSQDGGLGYNAYNNWNPKPSMQLQNFDDFQTNYMSGYNHFPTSSASKNVFASDQSYSTSAGMFGNLSSYKSMDTSDSNFVPQPVASSTKLGSKSDAPANFIYTQASTTSNPITTRSYSCAFSSASDFQAIGFPQSLYSSSTIEDSLSTAPKCGSIVTSQAAQTKSVNTSKSNNSSIGNKFYVGGNPMNKKQPVMFDNASIKTSQTAGMDQGATKIIILFPPSLSTTLNNSFNNSTMLFPAQSTYQTTNIFTTITNQTAGIFSSTTATTHANQTVGIFSSGATTQVNQSVGIFSSGATTKANQTVGIFSSGATTQANQSVGIFSSGATTQANQTVGIFSSGATTQANQSVFTFSSGATTSTTTTPANGKVGSSSETVKTSQPRMSVNWMTMPDPRTSTLEVGSSSTASAPFIPPDRMFTPHKDALDFIAPIITGGLQPTYSTNSQMFYGMDFPISDAQTLCGTDGSITRTTANPQAQTSSSSALHYSWPTSKSSLSLLSHLDNHGLGIPSTLPTLVGDLALGTNTGPSTPGVNGDYRMSSNTTATIFQTLPEVEDRNNQKSLNNATDVSPVKSSNYCQDMQPKSALFSTDMPSSKSANYLQAPSKPSNIFDVQSKPSNIFDVQSKLPETPAKSSNIHLDMPTKSSSYSLDVQPKSSAPFSTEVPTSKSSNFLQASSKPSNIFDVQSKTNTPANPSNFHFNMTGKPSNYMNASSKPSNIFDMNITSKPSSTFDLNASSKPSNTFDVNASSNIFDMQSKPSSNFSDTPSKSTNFTMGNPQFHATSAQFDAKSSKNPAPNQGQRSGVVADTSKTSSGPNVSHQQPQSGGSSFLSVSQLVDQVKTNKKQDGNNYKYVQNIMAPDIYYPEITAGSNSAKQVDYKCNTMPMPQKGSTTNFQPLINAKNTYNPQNRDGYSLLSTEGSQKQNLLTFDSATSNQKQNLLSSDGATKNQKQNMLPFDGNATTNQKPKDPSAMQQKSVANSTTRKCEINLQNNNFNDTGLSFLAPSSSTLVAKNSTIPSVAKSSTGSTPVSLPTSLWSQSSSHNVNSCSTAAKKNERFPLTKSSSTFKSSNKYSAESLISNVQDGASAASVDQFSSVTSLNYGTCFEMAGHNSSDLPSFGVSTSNLFGATEYHHGSDYGSNQPIPSYQNYFGQTLDNLQPTGTASTTFLAESAADFQMNLFDSTAPPSYLFPPALNKKSANVEAKSNVKPNPKPANNLIPTSLYSSTVVDPKPNQKLDNSLTPASTAVLYPSNTEPKPNLKPDNNLIPASKGVFYPSNVEAKPNLKPDNNLIPASSGVFYQTTTISSPTTNQGCQKSNSNFPLAAKSNSNFPPAAKSNSNFPPAVKSNSNYPPAAKSNSNFPPAAKSNSNFSPAANCNSSAANLTASSSSTNSLANFNMSTIFPEMNDKVDPAVAQQHHINQQQKQQQTTTASQQQTATTTTNR; this is translated from the exons ATGGTCAAGATCCTAGCAAATACCCAATTGGTTTGGATTCAGGTGGAGGTGGAAAA TCAGAGTAATCCATCAGTAGCAGTTACTACACCAAAAGTAGCAGCTACTCCATCTTCATCTGGTTTGGCAACATCAAATTCAGTAGAAGTTCCAACTCAACCTAATTCCTCTTCTGGTAATTCAACTGTGACAGAAGTTCAAAACAAGGAAACCTCAAGGGCTAAAAGTGATAATTCTCAAGGTAAACCAGCAACCAGTGCTGGTAACAGTTCTATTCCAAAACCAGTTACTGCTAAAACTGTGACAGTTACCACAGCAGGCAACAGTTCCAATCCAATACCAGCAACAACAAAACAGGTGACTGTTACCACAACAGGCAACACTCCCAACCAAATACCAGTTGCTGGAACAGTGCATGTTGTGAATCCCTACCCGAGTATCATGCCAGTTACTGTGACAAACTTTGGTGCTCCAACTGTGAATCAGTCAATCATGATTGTCCTGCCTGATGGGCGAGTAGTAACCGTTCCTCAGCAACAGCCACAGTACgttatcaatcaatcagttcCCCACATGATCAATCAATCGGTTCCTCAAATCATCAACCATCAATCGCCAACAACTATTGTGATTGGGAACAGTGCGCCAGTGATTGAGCCAATTGTGTTCAAAGCAGCCGACAGAATGGCTGTGAACAGGGCTTTTGAAGCAGATGGGGCCACTGTGAATCAGGCTGGGAAAAAAGGGCAGCAGAAGAGGGTTCTGCTGTCAAAATGTGCCAACAAAGTCCCGATACCTCTGGTGGGTACACAGTTTGTGGTGAGAAGGACAGTGGAGATGCAGGTGAAAGCGAGTAGAGTGGTTGAGAAGCGTCAGAGGAGCAGAAAAGTGAAGAAAACTGTGGTTTCTGCAGAATCCGCAAAAGTGAAAGATGTTACCAAGGTGGCTGAATTTGTTGAAGTCCCAAAAACAACACAAGTAGAGAATGCAAAGGTTGATAGAGTTGAAGAAGGTTTGAAACCCAGTGATGGTAAGAATACAACAAATGTCTGTAGAAATAAAAGTGTGATAGACAAGGTTGGAATGGGTGAACAAGAGACAAACAAAGATAAATCAGTTGTAAAATCGAATGGAAGCATAGAACAGGACAATGGGAAAAAGACAGAGATCTCCAGGAATGAAAGTGTATTAGACAAGGATGGaatgaatagaaaaatgaaCAATGATCAAACACAGTCATTGGAAAAATCTGTTGTGAATAATACTTCTTCAGTTGGAGCATTGGGGAACAACAATAATTCCACAACTCAAAGGTTGGAAAACAAAAGTTCTGCACCGAAAGTATTGGGAGGCAACACCTCTTCAACTGAAGTATTGGAAAACAATACTTCCACAACTAAAGTCTTGGAAAGTTTGAGAGGACCTGAAGCATTGTCTGCTAACCCTGATAACATGATAACTGCTCGAACTGAAACACCAGGGGATTCAATCGAACTGACAGATCAAGACCTGGATATGACAACTTTGACTGATACAGGAACTGGTGTAGAAGGATCAACATCAGACAAAACATCTTCAGTTAGGATTGAAGAAGGGGAAAGTTCAAAAGCTATCAAAGAAATGGATGATTCATCAAGGAATTTGAAGCTGGCATCAggtttcaaaaatgttcaagGGACATCAGAAGATGGTGGTTGTAATTCAGTGGTAGTGAGCAGCTCAACAAAGTTGATTGACAAAAATCGTAGTGTTGAGGTATTGATTggtgataagaaaaaacaagaGGTTGTAGATTCTGTAAAGAAAGTCCAGGAAGATAAAGCCTGCAGTGGTATGAAGGTAGTGGTCAGTGATAGCAGGAAGCAAAAGGTTGTTGAAGATTTTGAAAAGGGAAATGAGAATCAGAACCAAAGTCTGGTGGCAGAACAAGGAACACATCCAGATGTGAACAAACATGGTAATGTGTTGAATGTTgggaatgatgatgatgatgatgattgtaaTGACCATTTTGGGTTGGATACAATGtctgatgataatgatgatactGAAAATGATGGGCCAATTCCTAGTTTATTAGTGGATATGCCACAAATAAAAAGACCAGCTGATGGTTCAGTAATGCCACCTGCAAAGAAGTTGAAAACATTGGACCAACAAAATCTATCTGATGCTCCTGATAAGGATTCCATGCATGGACATGTATTTCATCAAGATAATAATTCTATCATGGCTTCTGTAGAAGGTCCAGTCAACAACAACATAGAAGATGTACAGATGATCACAGGTTCTACAGATATCCCTCACCAAGAAACTCCGGATCCTTCATGTTCTCAAGTTGAAATTCAAAGGCAATCAAACACAAATATTGGCCAAAAGTTGGAATTGTCCACTAATAGAAATTGTTCTTCAAACTATGGTGTGGAGAAAACAGTGATGTACCCAAATGAGAACAAAGATTGTCCAGTTGTTAACCAGCAACAAGGAATTGCATCATCGGTTTCTAATCCAGTTGAAATGAAACTAGTTGGCAAACGTTGTGAAGAAACAGTTGAATCAACTGTTCTGGGTATTGGAAACACATTAAAGAACCCTGTCAATCATCAACCACATCTAGAAAATGTTGCTAAAGAAACATTATCGGACAAGTGTTACACTGGGAACTTGGTTGGCCAAAATGTTTCAGATAACCAAACTCAGCTACAGATAACTGATACATCAGCAAGTTTGTTGCTATTACCAGAAGCTGCTTCAGATAAATTACCTGACAGTCACCGAACTGGGAATGTGAGTGAAAACAATACTGTGTTGGATGTTCAAAATTCCAGAATGGAACAAAATTTGAGTAGAATCAACCAGAAGGGATCTCAGCTACTTGGTTTCCCTGATAACTCAAGTCATAGAGATGCTATCAAAGACATTACATCTACATCACAATTATCATCATACCCTTACATTTCTTCAGTAAATCCCACCAATGATAATCTAGCATTGCAAAAAGTATCAAACTTCAATATATCTTCCACAATCAATACAAATATGTCATACCTGTCCATGCCAACAAATAGTGCTAGAGAAACTGTTCAAAGTAAAAATACTGAAGATGATTTTGGTAGAAATCCAAGCTACTCAGAAAATGGTATGAACCCATCACACGTTGTGAACAAAGTGAGTGGGAGACTTGAAGAAAACAGCACAGTAGCAAAAGAAACTGCAGTAAAGATGCAAACAAGTAATCAAAATGTGAAAAAGAATGGTGATAGTTTTGTGGGAACAACATTGAATCAAATTGGAAAACGTAGCTTCATTGAACTCAGTAACAGGCCAGAAAAAATTGCAATTCAAACTCAAACAAGCATTGAGAACAAAATCGATAACAATGATTTCCATTTTCCACAGAATAGTGGCCAGAAAACTATGCTCACCTATACTGAACTACATGGGAAACCTTCGATGGAACACAGCCCTATTATGGGAATTAATTCTAAAAATCAGGATCATTCCAGTTTTGGTGTCAGCAATGTTTCAAGCAATTCTGTATCTACAATTGGGTCCACAAGCTACATGGGCGGAGATAAGTTTTTGGAAACACCCAATCTCTTTTGGAATAATAGTGGTGCAGAAGTTGGTGGATCTCCAGCTGTGAACAGTTCACTACCTCCATTTGCAAATCAAAACTTTTTGAAATCTTCAGAGAACCAGATAGTTGCAAGCTCTTCAATTTGTACATCTTTTTCAACACCAATGGTTACCAGTCTCTCTACAAATCAGAATCAAATGGCTGCTTCTAACCTGAATCTACCTGAATCATCGGGACCAGTTTGTACACCTTCTGGTGTTTTGCCAAATTACTCGCTACCTTCAGTTACCAATTCTGCTGCATATCAAAATGTGATCAATACATCAAACCAATCAGGAAATGTGTACAGAAATTTCTTAAACTATCATACACTTTCATCCACATCTGGTGCTGTTGTGTCATTGTCAACTGCCACCACATCATCTGGAATTTTGCCGAGTTTTGCCAATAAATCTAGTGTTTTGCCTTCTGGGAGTGGTTCAAAAATGTCAATTATAACTGAACAAAGACCTATTGTTTCTTACAAAGTGAATGACAGCAGACAAAAGACTGTGAACCCTGTCATATCAAATCTTCAGCCACAAAACCAGTGGAACCCCAAGATCCCACAACATGCTGAAACTGCAAAACCCAACAAACCAAGTGGAGGAAATAGCAGCGGATTGAACCATTTCCAACTAGGCTATGCATCTGTTGTGAAACAGTGTGACAACTGTTGTGTAAATAAAGTGTCAGAAGTCCATGATTGTCAACAAAAGTTTCCAAAGTCATCACAAAACCAACATGTTGCTGCGAACACATCCAAAACAATGCAGACTGGGGAAGCGATTGCAAAATGTACTAGTGGTGATGTGAAAAATGTCGGTGGTAAGATAAAGAAGGATATGTCAACAAATACAAGTTCCAGTGAAGAAGCACCTCCAAAGGTGTTGTATGGTAATCGGAAAGTGTTACCTCAAGATAAATCCACGGTACAGTTGGAGGCTGGTAGGGAAGTTTTGATGATAAACCCAAATAAAAACACCAGAAAAGTTGTGAAGAAAACAGTTTCACAGCAGACAGATGACATCAGTAAGGGACCAATGATTGGTAGCAGTGCTAATGTTGGCAAGACTGATGTCAGAAAAATGGCTGCCAGTTTCAAAATGAAGAGCACCTCCAGCTGTCAAACTGTAGATTTGGAAACAACTATCAACCCTGTCACCAAATATCCACAGAGTTATGGAAGAGGGGCCATGCAAAATAGGAGGAAAGCTACAAATTTCCAAGTTGGTTACAATGTGGCTCAAAATACCATGAAGGTTGGTAATAGTGGTGGTGTAAGCAACATGGTGCAGAAATCCAACAAGCAAGTTGGTAATATTGGTGTTACAAATACTAAGAAATCTACTGGCACATCAGTGACTGTTGATGGTTCTCTGCTACAAAATAATCAGACCAACATTGATATGATGGCATCAACATCAATCCAGAATGCTTCAGATATGTTCCAACATTCCAAACCTACTGATAATCCTACCACATCAACACAGAATACTCTGGTCCCATTCCAACATTCTAAACCTCCTGAGAATCAAGCCAATCCATTAATGACTCAAGACAGTTTGGTTCCATTCCAACATTCCAAACCTTCTGAGAAGCAGGCTGCTTTGTTTCCCTCAAAGAATCATCCACCAAAGAATGACAAGAAACTGGACTTCAAGTCAGTTCTGCAAAAAGAGAAGAACAACACGTTTTTGGATGACATTCGCCTGGTACTGCCAAATAGTGACTTCTCCAATGACATCTTCTCAACATTGCAAGTGCCACCCGGATCTCAACATCATGGCTCCCTGTCACCTACTGCTGCATTCCTGGATGCGTTTCCACTAGTTTCCAACTCCAAAAACTCGGAAATGCTCATAGATGGTGACAACAGTGATGCTGTACATCATGCCACTGATAGTCTACTTCTGGGAGACACCAATATTCTGGACACAAGTGGCAGACAAAATTGTCTACAAACTTTGAACAACTACAACAGTGCTAACATTGCTGGGGTAGAACAGCATTTGGCGATGAATACAGATGAAATGACTAAGAATCCTTGCAACAAGAACATGAACAGTATCCATACTGACCAAAACAAAGCCAATAATGCAATGCCTAACCAACAACAAACTTCTTCTGCCTATTCAATATCAGCATTGAATTCAGCAAAACCTTCAAACAGTTTGGGAGAAAAGTGTGCTGATCATACCAACAAAATTCAGGACTACCAATCACATTACACAAATGTGAACTATGATTATATGTCAGCAAACTCGTTCCAAAACTATAACTACAACAGTGGATACAAGAAAGTGGCACCAAAATTTGTAGATTCCAATTATGGAGGAGATATCAACAATTCGTTTGTGTCCAATCCAAGAGATGTGAACAACAAAATGGCCGCTACAACCTATGGTAGTCAAGATGGTGGATTGGGTTACAATGCCTACAACAACTGGAATCCGAAACCCAGCATGCAGTTACAGAACTTTGACGATTTTCAAACTAACTACATGTCGGGCTACAATCATTTCCCAACTAGCAGTGCGTCCAAAAATGTGTTTGCATCTGATCAATCATACTCAACAAGTGCTGGCATGTTTGGGAACTTGTCGAGCTACAAAAGTATGGACACAAGTGACAGCAATTTCGTCCCACAACCGGTTGCAAGTAGTACAAAGCTAGGTAGCAAGAGTGATGCACCAGCAAATTTCATCTACACCCAGGCATCAACAACTTCAAATCCTATAACAACACGTTCCTATTCCTGTGCTTTCTCCAGTGCAAGTGATTTTCAAGCTATCGGATTCCCACAATCACTGTATTCATCTTCAACAATTGAAGACTCACTCAGTACTGCTCCAAAA TGTGGTAGCATAGTCACATCACAAGCTGCTCAAACGAAATCGGTGAATACTTCAAAAAGTAATAACAGCTCCATTGGTAACAAGTTCTATGTGGGAGGGAATCCCATGAACAAAAAGCAACCAGTAATGTTTGATAATGCCTCAATCAAAACTAGCCAGACTGCTGGAATGGATCAAGGTGCTACAA AAATCATCATCCTATTTCCCCCATCACTCTCAACAACTTTGAATAACAGCTTCAACAACAGTACAATGCTATTCCCAGCACAGAGTACCTATCAAACCACTAATATCTTTACCACTATAACAAATCAAACAGCTGGTATATTCAGTAGTACCACTGCAACTACTCATGCAAATCAAACTGTTGGAATATTTAGCAGTGGTGCCACAACTCAAGTGAATCAATCTGTTGGAATATTTAGCAGTGGTGCCACAACTAAAGCAAATCAAACTGTGGGAATATTTAGCAGTGGTGCCACAACTCAAGCGAATCAATCTGTTGGAATATTTAGCAGTGGTGCCACAACTCAAGCAAATCAAACTGTGGGAATATTTAGCAGTGGTGCCACAACTCAAGCAAATCAATCTGTTTTCACATTCAGCAGTGGTGCCACCACATCAACAACAACCACACCGGCAAATGGCAAAGTTGGCAGCAGTAGTGAGACTGTGAAGACATCTCAGCCACGCATGTCTGTCAACTGGATGACAATGCCAGACCCTAGAACATCCACTCTGGAAGTTGGAAGTTCTTCCACTGCATCAGCACCTTTCATTCCACCAGACAGGATGTTCACACCGCACAAAGATGCTCTGGATTTCATCGCACCAATCATAACTGGTGGTCTACAACCGACATACTCTACAAACTCACAGATGTTCTATGGAATGGATTTCCCAATCTCTGATGCCCAAACCTTGTGTGGCACTGATGGCTCCATCACTAGAACAACTGCAAATCCTCAGGCACAAACGTCTTCATCATCAGCACTGCACTACTCATGGCCTACTTCCAAGTCATCACTTTCACTGTTGTCACATCTTGACAACCATGGCTTGGGAATACCTTCAACGTTGCCAACATTGGTTGGGGATCTGGCACTAGGCACAAACACTGGTCCTTCAACACCAGGAGTCAACGGTGACTACAGAATGTCTTCAAACACAACTGCAACCATCTTCCAAACCCTTCCAGAAGTTGAAGACAGAAACAATCAGAAATCTTTAAATAATGCCACTGATGTATCTCCTGTGAAATCATCAAACTACTGTCAGGATATGCAACCAAAATCTGCACTTTTCTCTACAGACATGCCATCTTCAAAATCTGCAAACTACTTGCAAGCACCATCAAAACCATCAAACATCTTTGATGTGCAATCAAAGCCATCAAACATCTTTGATGTGCAATCTAAATTGCCTGAAACACCAGCAAAATCTTCTAATATACATCTGGATATGCCTACAAAATCTTCAAGTTACTCCTTGGATGTACAACCAAAATCCTCAGCACCCTTCTCCACAGAAGTGCCAACTTCAAAGTCATCCAACTTCTTGCAAGCATCATCAAAACCATCAAACATCTTCGATGTACAATCCAAGACAAATACACCAGCAAACCCTtcaaatttccatttcaacatGACTGGAAAACCTTCAAACTACATGAATGCATCATCAAAACCTTCAAACATATTTGACATGAACATAACATCAAAACCATCCAGCacatttgatttgaatgcaTCATCAAAACCATCAAACACATTTGATGTAAATGCATCATCAAACATCTTTGACATGCAATCCAAGCCATCATCAAACTTCTCAGACACTCCATCAAAATCTACAAACTTTACCATGGGTAATCCACAGTTTCATGCTACATCAGCACAGTTTGATGCCAAAAGCTCCAAGAATCCAGCTCCAAATCAAGGACAAAGGTCTGGTGTTGTTGCAGATACCAGCAAAACATCTTCAGGGCCCAATGTGTCTCATCAACAACCTCAAAGTGGAGGCAGTAGCTTTCTGTCAGTCAGTCAACTGGTTGATCAAGTGAAAACTAATAAGAAACAGGATGGCAATAACTACAAGTATGTGCAGAATATTATGGCACCTGACATATACTATCCAGAGATCACTGCTGGCTCAAACAGTGCTAAGCAGGTTGACTACAAATGTAACACCATGCCTATGCCACAGAAAGGTTCTACAACTAACTTCCAGCCCCTGATAAATGCCAAGAATACATACAATCCACAGAATAGAGATGGATATAGTTTGTTGTCAACTGAAGGTAGCCAGAAGCAAAATTTGTTGACATTTGATAGTGCAACATCGAATCAGAAACAGAACCTGCTGAGTTCTGATGGCGCAACCAAAAATCAGAAACAGAACATGTTGCCATTTGATGGCAATGCAACCACAAATCAAAAACCAAAGGATCCATCAGCAATGCAGCAGAAAAGTGTTGCCAACTCAACAACAAGAAAGTGcgaaataaatttgcaaaacaACAACTTTAATGATACAGGTCTATCGTTTCTTGCACCTAGCAGTTCAACATTGGTTGCTAAAAACAGTACAATACCATCTGTGGCTAAAAGCAGTACAGGGTCGACTCCAGTTAGTTTGCCAACATCCCTGTGGTCACAAAGTTCAAGTCATAATGTGAATAGTTGTTCAACTGCTGCTAAAAAGAATGAAAGGTTCCCTTTGACTAAGTCGTCTTCAACTTTCAAAAGCAGTAACAAGTATAGCGCTGAATCCCTGATCAGCAATGTACAAGATGGTGCTTCTGCAGCAAGTGTTGATCAGTTTTCATCAGTGACATCATTGAACTATGGCACATGCTTTGAAATGGCCGGACATAACTCTAGTGATCTGCCATCATTTGGTGTGTCGACATCAAATCTGTTTGGAGCTACAGAATATCATCATGGCAGTGATTACGGTAGCAATCAACCAATCCCATCCTATCAGAACTATTTTGGACAGACCTTGGATAACCTGCAGCCAACGGGGACAGCATCAACAACTTTTCTTGCTGAGTCAGCAGCTGATTTCCAGATGAATCTGTTCGATTCCACGGCACCACCCTCCTATCTTTTCCCTCCAGCGCTGAATAAGAAATCTGCAAATGTTGAAGCGAAATCTAATGTGAAACCCAACCCAAAACCTGCCAACAATTTAATTCCAACCAGTCTCTATTCATCAACCGTGGTTGATCCAAAACccaaccaaaaactggataataGTTTGACACCAGCCAGCACAGCTGTTCTCTATCCTTCAAATACTGAAccaaaacctaacctaaaaccAGATAACAATTTGATACCAGCTAGTAAAGGTGTTTTCTATCCTTCAAATGTTGAGgcaaaacctaacctaaaaccAGATAACAATTTGATACCAGCTAGTTCAGGGGTTTTCTATCAAACAACAACTATATCATCCCCTACAACAAACCAAGGGTGTCAgaaatcaaattcaaacttCCCGCTAGCtgcaaaatcaaattcaaatttcccgCCAGCTGCAAAATCAAATTCGAATTTCCCGCCAGCtgtaaaatcaaattcaaattaccCGCCAGCtgcaaaatcaaattcaaatttcccaCCAGCTGCAAAATCAAATTCGAATTTCTCGCCAGCTGCCAACTGTAATAGCAGTGCTGCCAACCTCACTGCATCATCGTCCAGCACCAACAGTCTGGCCAACTTCAATATGAGCACTATTTTCCCGGAAATGAATGACAAG